A stretch of the Leopardus geoffroyi isolate Oge1 chromosome B2, O.geoffroyi_Oge1_pat1.0, whole genome shotgun sequence genome encodes the following:
- the LOC123609433 gene encoding olfactory receptor 2B6-like isoform X1 — translation MKGVNASAPWEFTLLGFSDRPRLELPLFVVFFIFYVATIFGNLTIILVSRLDPKLHTPMYFFLTNLSLLDLCYTTSTVPQMLVNLCSTRKVISYGGCVAQLFMFLALGATECVLLAVMSFDRFVAICRPLRYSVVMHQRLCLQLAATSWITGFSNSVWLSALTLQLPLCGHKEVDHFLCEVPALLKLSCVDTTANEAELFFVSVLFHLIPLTLILVSYAFIARAVLRIQSAEGRRKAFGTCGSHLIVVSLFYGTAISVYLQTPSPNSKDRGKMVSLFYGIIAPMLNPLIYTLRNKEVKEAFKRLVAKKFLKKEMKDMQMISF, via the exons ATGAAGGGGGTAAACGCGAGCGCCCCCTGGGAGTTCACCCTCTTAGGTTTCTCAGATCGACCGCGGCTGGAGCTCCCACTCTTTGtggtcttcttcattttttacgTGGCCACTATCTTTGGGAATCTGACCATTATTCTAGTGTCACGCCTGgaccccaaactccacacccccatgtactttttTCTTACCAATCTGTCACTCCTGGACCTTTGCTACACCACAAGTACAGTTCCACAAATGCTGGTCAATTTATGCAGCACCAGGAAGGTAATTAGTTACGGCGGCTGTGTGGCCCAGCTTTTCATGTTTCTAGCTTTGGGGGCCACTGAATGTGTTCTCCTGGCCGTCATGTCCTTTGATAGGTTTGTCGCTATTTGTCGGCCTCTCCGTTACTCAGTCGTCATGCACCAGAGGCTGTGCCTCCAGCTGGCGGCCACGTCCTGGATTACGGGTTTCAGCAACTCAGTGTGGTTGTCCGCCTTGACCCTTCAGCTGCCGCTCTGTGGCCATAAAGAAGTGGATCACTTCCTCTGTGAAGTCCCTGCTCTGCTCAAGTTGTCCTGTGTAGACACGACGGCAAACGAGGCTGAACTATTCTTTGTGAGCGTGCTGTTCCATCTAATACCCCTGACCCTCATCCTTGTATCGTATGCTTTTATTGCCCGAGCAGTGTTGAGAATCCAATCTGCGGAAGGTAGACGAAAGGCATTTGGGACATGTGGCTCCCATCTAATTGTGGTGTCACTCTTCTATGGCACTGCTATCTCCGTGTACCTGCAAACACCATCCCCCAACTCCAAGGACCGGGGCAAGATGGTGTCCCTCTTCTATGGGATCATCGCACCCATGCTGAACCCCCTTATATACACACTTAGGAATAAAGAGGTAAAGGAGGCCTTTAAAAGGTTAGTTGCAA aaaaatttttaaaaaaagaaatgaaggatatGCAAATGATAAGCTTTTAA
- the LOC123609433 gene encoding olfactory receptor 2B6-like isoform X2 — protein sequence MKGVNASAPWEFTLLGFSDRPRLELPLFVVFFIFYVATIFGNLTIILVSRLDPKLHTPMYFFLTNLSLLDLCYTTSTVPQMLVNLCSTRKVISYGGCVAQLFMFLALGATECVLLAVMSFDRFVAICRPLRYSVVMHQRLCLQLAATSWITGFSNSVWLSALTLQLPLCGHKEVDHFLCEVPALLKLSCVDTTANEAELFFVSVLFHLIPLTLILVSYAFIARAVLRIQSAEGRRKAFGTCGSHLIVVSLFYGTAISVYLQTPSPNSKDRGKMVSLFYGIIAPMLNPLIYTLRNKEVKEAFKRLVARAALIKK from the coding sequence ATGAAGGGGGTAAACGCGAGCGCCCCCTGGGAGTTCACCCTCTTAGGTTTCTCAGATCGACCGCGGCTGGAGCTCCCACTCTTTGtggtcttcttcattttttacgTGGCCACTATCTTTGGGAATCTGACCATTATTCTAGTGTCACGCCTGgaccccaaactccacacccccatgtactttttTCTTACCAATCTGTCACTCCTGGACCTTTGCTACACCACAAGTACAGTTCCACAAATGCTGGTCAATTTATGCAGCACCAGGAAGGTAATTAGTTACGGCGGCTGTGTGGCCCAGCTTTTCATGTTTCTAGCTTTGGGGGCCACTGAATGTGTTCTCCTGGCCGTCATGTCCTTTGATAGGTTTGTCGCTATTTGTCGGCCTCTCCGTTACTCAGTCGTCATGCACCAGAGGCTGTGCCTCCAGCTGGCGGCCACGTCCTGGATTACGGGTTTCAGCAACTCAGTGTGGTTGTCCGCCTTGACCCTTCAGCTGCCGCTCTGTGGCCATAAAGAAGTGGATCACTTCCTCTGTGAAGTCCCTGCTCTGCTCAAGTTGTCCTGTGTAGACACGACGGCAAACGAGGCTGAACTATTCTTTGTGAGCGTGCTGTTCCATCTAATACCCCTGACCCTCATCCTTGTATCGTATGCTTTTATTGCCCGAGCAGTGTTGAGAATCCAATCTGCGGAAGGTAGACGAAAGGCATTTGGGACATGTGGCTCCCATCTAATTGTGGTGTCACTCTTCTATGGCACTGCTATCTCCGTGTACCTGCAAACACCATCCCCCAACTCCAAGGACCGGGGCAAGATGGTGTCCCTCTTCTATGGGATCATCGCACCCATGCTGAACCCCCTTATATACACACTTAGGAATAAAGAGGTAAAGGAGGCCTTTAAAAGGTTAGTTGCAAGAGCCGCCTTAATCAAGAAAtga